The sequence ACGGGCAGGCACGGGCTGGGGCCGGGGCCGAATGGCATCTCCCCTGTTGGTCACTGGTGGGAAGACTGCGGGGTCAGGGCTGACACGTCTCCTAATGGCCAGGGCGAGAACACTTCGGTGATCACCGCAGGGGCGCAACCCCAAACATCAGGTCTGGGACAACACCACACCCCTCCAAATCAGGTCTAAGGCGTCGCGTGCGTCGGGGATGGGACGCCCCCTCGTGTTAGTGTCCAAAATGCGCCCACGGTCCAGGCAGTACCTCCCAACTTGTTCCCTACCCTCCCCGGTTACTCCGCACACAGGGGTGAGTCATGGAAGCCATGCCGCCTGCACCAGGCGCCCGCGGCCGGTGGAGCTGTGCGCTTCTGGTGTTCGCTGCCTACGGCCGACACGTCGAGCTTCGTGCCCCTAGAGCTGCGCGTCACAGCGGCCTCCTCCGGCGCTCCACGCTACCGCCGTGTCATCCAGATCAACGAAGTGGGTAAGTTCGCCCGGAATGCCGGAGTGGTCGCGAGGGGGTCTCGGTCTCCGCCCACCAGAACAACCCTTTTCGGCAGTGCTTCTGGACCCCCCCGCGGGGCTGCAGGCGCGGCGGTCGGACGAAGGCAGCCACGTGATACTGCGCTGGCTCCCACCACCTGGGGCCCCCATGGCGAACCTCATCCGCTACGAAGTGAACATCTCTGCAGGCAGCGCAGCAGGGGGCGCGCAGAGGGTAAGGTCCGCCCCTACAGCCCCTCCCCAAAGGCCCAACCCTTCTAAGTCCCGCCCAGATGATCACCACGGCCCCACCCTCATGGATTCGCCCCTGGAGATTGCGCCCTTGACGCCCGACATCCTATTGCACTAGAGCCCAAGAAGCTCCGACAAGGCCCCTTTCTCAGTGTCTCCCAGCTCACCTGAATCTAACTTGTCCCAAAGCCTAGATCCTTCATGGCCCCGCTCCCTCTGTGCTCTGTCTCCGAGTTACTCGGTGCCCCATCCTGCTTGTCTCCGAGccttcctgggccccacctcctACTTTTTTTGCCCTCCCGCCCTTCCACCGAGCTTGGGCGCCgttcttcctttctctgattGGTCCGCGTTACCTGCCCGTCGCTGTTCGCTCCGCGGGTATTGCCCACACCTCTCACCCGCGCTCCGCCCTCAGGTGGAGATCCTGGATGGCCGCACTGAGTGCGTGCTGAGCAACTTGCGGGGCCGAACGCGTTACACCTTCATGGTACGTGCGCGTATGGCCGAGCCAAGCTTCGATGGCTTCTGGAGCGCCTGGTCGGAGCCTGCGTCACTGCTGACGGCTAGTGGTGAGGCCCCAGGCAGGGGTGTAGAAGGGGCTGGGGCGGAGTATGGGGCAAACCCACCGCCCTGATCGCTTACCGGCTCTCCAGACCTGGACCCCCTTATCCTGACGCTGTCCCTCATCCTCGTGCTCATCCTGCTGCTGCTGGCCGTACTCGCCCTGCTCGCCCACCGCCGGTAAGCTCCATATTCTGGCACCGACCCCTTCCTAGACCCCTCCCACCAACGTCCCCCTTTCACTGTGGCAACctaggctcagagaggggcaggcatttgcccagggtcacacagtcaGTGTTCGGCAGGGCTGGGATGTAAGACAGTCCAGACCCAGAGTCTTAAAATGTTCTGCTCTGAGGGACACTCACCTAGTTTTCCTTCTACTTCAGTGGCTGCCCCGTCTTGGATTCCTTTGCTAATTTTCCCAATTTCATCAACTTTTATAAAATCAACGAGATGGGCTTAACGAGATTTAAGCCCGAGTGTCTCCCCATCCCTGTTGTCAAGCTCCTCAGATACTTTATGATATGACCTGCCATCCTGAGGTTTTTGTAATTCTAAGCACACACCACGTGGTTTCACGCCCCTAAGCCTtagcacatgctgttccttcagcctggaatgctcttcctgcCTTGCCCACCCAGCAATCTCCTAGTTGTCTTTCGAGGCcctgttcatttatttctctggaaaataTACAATTGAGTGCCAGCTATGTGCTAGGCATGGGGGAAAAAGTGGAGAGCAAACCAGATATGTCCCTGACCTTGTGGATCTCATAGTTGAGTCAGACAACAAACAAGGGAACCAACAGATATTTGATTATAGATTGTGATGATAGCACAGAAACAAATGGGATATGGGGACATGACAGGATGTTTAGGGAAGACCTCTGGGAGGTGAGATCAGAGTGGAAATCTGAAGGTTGGAAGGCAGCCACATGAAAATCGGGGAGAAGAAACTCCAAGTAACATGACCCTGAGGTGGGTATGAGCTTGACATTGAAGCAGCTACAAGAGCTCTATGGCTAGAGCAGAGTGTGCTAAGAGGGAGTGGTAGATGATGAGAGTGAGGTGACAAAGTCAGAGTATGCAGGGCTTTCTGCAGCACTGTGAGAGGAgattggattttattctgaatgcACTGGAGAACCATGGCAAGGAGTGAGAGAAGTAACATACTGGACCTCCAGGCAAGCTTGAGCCAGGTTTAGTGAACACAAGGCagtatatgttgaaatcctataCGTCCTTCAAAATCCTATTTCAGTTGCCCTCCTATAGGGCCCTGCAGATGCTTCAGCCAAAGCCCCTGCTCCCCAGTCCGTATGTGTTCATCTGCTTTCATCACAGCCAGGGGCTAGGAGTGTCTGTGCCCTTGTGACTGGGTGCGGAGAGGGTATTGGTGAGTATTCAATGACACATGCCCATGTACTTCTTTTTTTGGTTTCACCAGGACTCTGAAGCAGAAGATCTGGCCTGGCATTCCAAGCCCCGAGAGCGAGTTTGAGGGTCTCTTCACCACCCACAAGGGTAACTTCCAGGTAGGTGGCCTGGTTGACCCCTCAGGGCCTGTGGCTTCCCTGCTCCTGTGGCCAAACTCATCTCTGAGCCAGCTGGTGCTGTTTTCCCAGCTGTGGCTATACCAGAACGACGGCTGTCTGTGGTGGAGCCCCTACACCCCCTTTACAGAGGACCCATCTGCCCCCGTGGAAGTCCTCTCTGAGCGCTGCTGGGGGGTGACACAAGCAGTGGAACCAGGGGCAAATGCTGAGGGGCCCCTGCTGGAGCCAGTGGGCAGTGAGCATGCCCAGGACACCTACCTGGTACTGGACAAATGGTTGCTACCTCGGAGCCCGCCTAGCGAGGACCTTCCACAGCTTGGTGATGGTTCGGACATAGCAGCCATGGATGAAGGCTCAGAAGCATCCTCCTGCTCATCTACTTTGGCCCTGAAGCCAGAGGGGGCCTCGGCTGCCAGCTTTGAGTACACCATCCTGGACCCCAGCTCTCAGCTCTTGCGCCCGAGGGCACTGCCCCCtgagctgccccccaccccacctcacctaAAGTACCTGTACGTCGTGGTGTCCGACTCTGGCATCTCAACTGACTACAGCTCAGGGGACTCCCAGGGAGCCAAGGGGGGCTCATCTAATGGCCCCTACTCCAACCCTTATGAGAACAGTCTTGTCCCAGCTCCCAAGCCAACCCCCAGCTATATGGCCTGCTCCTAGGACTCTAGTCCTCAGATACTTGGGGACCCAGCATGACCTCTAGTGCTAATCCAGGCACAAGACTTATTGGGCAGGGTCGGCAAGGCCTCCCTCAGGACTAGGGGCATTGCTGACCTTGGCTATGTGCCCAATCCATCCTGCTCAGGAAGTCACAACCttgcagtatttttaaatgtatagggTTTTtttggtatacacacacacacacacacacacacacacacatatgcatatataaatatatatatctgtttttgtATCATGACTTCTACAAACACCCTGTAAGctcataaatatacatataagttTTTCTATCATGACTTCTAAAAACACCCCAACTTCCCTGGGTCCAGGCCATAGGGGCAGCAGTAAAAGGCTGTGAGCTCAGTCTGAAATTCAGGACCTGGAAATCTGGATAACAAccataataaaatgaattagtatacgaggtcgaacaattaagttcacgaactcatcctagaaaaagtgctacatacttcattgcttagtatcactatggtcactttcgaagcactccccttgggaagctatgcactgatgccagcacctagtccacctttcaaagcaattttggaactttttctggaatgttcatcagagctatcatcagattaccctcgatgtcctgaatgtcatcaaaatgtcttcggattacccttgatgtactgaacgtcataaaaatgtcttcctttcaatatttcctttatcttcaggtaaagaaagaagtcattgggggccagatgaggtgaatggggagggtgggtgttccaatacagttatttgtttcctggctaaaatctccctcacagacagtgccgtgtgagctggtgcattgttgtgatgcaagagccatgaattgttggtgaaaagttcaggtcgtctaactttttcacgcagccttttcagcacttccaaatagtaaatttggttaactgtttgtccagttggtacaaattcataatgtataatccctctgatatcaaaaaaggttaacaacatcgtcgcaacaagttcgcgaacttaattgtcagacctcgtgtaaGTTACACTAGCTGCCATAACAACTCCTAAATCTGATTAACTTAGCATATTAAGTGGTTTCTCTCTCATATTTGAATTCAAACAGGTGGGCAGCCATCTCTGGGAAGAGTTAGAAGCCCAGACTCTTCCTGTCTGTAGCTTCACTATCCCCCAGGGTCACCCTGGGGTCTTTAGATGGATCCTTTGGGTCCTGTCAGCCAACAAGTAAAGAGACAAAAGATTCTGTGGGTCATTTTAGGGATCTTGCATAGAAGTAGGCGCCATCTCCTCTTCACAAATTCCACTGGCCAAAAATGGATACATGACCCCAGCTAGAACCACGGATGGCAAGGAAGTGTAGTTGAGCTGTGCACCCAGGGAGAGGAAAGCTGTTTAATGGGCCTCTATCTCATCTGTACCACTAATAATAACATTAACTCATAGGGCTCTATTCTATATCAGGCCCCATTCTAAGAAAGAAC comes from Rhinolophus ferrumequinum isolate MPI-CBG mRhiFer1 chromosome 18, mRhiFer1_v1.p, whole genome shotgun sequence and encodes:
- the EPOR gene encoding erythropoietin receptor, producing the protein MDHLWAPFWPGVGSLCLLLAVAAWAPPPHRPGPEFESKAALLAARGPEELLCFTERLEDLVCFWEEAASAGVGPDNYSFSYQLEGESWKPCRLHQAPAAGGAVRFWCSLPTADTSSFVPLELRVTAASSGAPRYRRVIQINEVVLLDPPAGLQARRSDEGSHVILRWLPPPGAPMANLIRYEVNISAGSAAGGAQRVEILDGRTECVLSNLRGRTRYTFMVRARMAEPSFDGFWSAWSEPASLLTASDLDPLILTLSLILVLILLLLAVLALLAHRRTLKQKIWPGIPSPESEFEGLFTTHKGNFQLWLYQNDGCLWWSPYTPFTEDPSAPVEVLSERCWGVTQAVEPGANAEGPLLEPVGSEHAQDTYLVLDKWLLPRSPPSEDLPQLGDGSDIAAMDEGSEASSCSSTLALKPEGASAASFEYTILDPSSQLLRPRALPPELPPTPPHLKYLYVVVSDSGISTDYSSGDSQGAKGGSSNGPYSNPYENSLVPAPKPTPSYMACS